Proteins encoded in a region of the Odocoileus virginianus isolate 20LAN1187 ecotype Illinois chromosome 9, Ovbor_1.2, whole genome shotgun sequence genome:
- the LOC139036482 gene encoding uncharacterized protein — MPRYRFRQSQLIIPCWCKRMPRCACGYEFIDYWTSDLIELEITGENLRALNVTRENPEQGTNKPTLVPVPSASRFSGEEGNGSAPTFAPFGVWTGGAPSARGGPDRCLSPPFSPTSWFCTRIQSLHGSPGGQTRRAIPIRRFLAGAEGQIDGGAWALGARSSELSPDPGSLVARRGRRGLGLQSAVSEIPRSTCSLVAFPGGKQTLVDTPRRA; from the exons ATGCCCCGGTATCGATTTCGACAATCACAATTGATAATTCCCTGCTGGTGTAAAAGGATGC CTAGATGTGCGTGTGGGTATGAATTCATCGATTATTGGACCAGTGACCTCATCGAACTCGAGATTACTGGGGAAAACCTACGAGCCCTGAACGTAACCCGGGAAAACCCCGAGCAGGGCACGAACAAGCCAACTCTGGTTCCGGTGCCATCTGCA AGCCGGTTCTCTGGTGAAGAGGGAAACGGATCCGCGCCCACGTTTGCTCCTTTTGGGGTCTGGACTGGCGGCGCCCCCAGCGCGAGGGGTGGCCCGGACCGGTGCCTCTCCCCACCCTTTTCCCCCACCTCGTGGTTCTGCACGCGAATCCAGTCTCTCCACGGGTCACCCGGGGGCCAAACGCGCCGGGCAATTCCCATCCGGCGCTTTCTCGCTGGGGCCGAAGGGCAGATAGATGGGGGTGCTTGGGCACTGGGAGCTCGAAGCAGTGAATTATCCCCGGACCCAGGTTCCCTGGTCGCCAGGCGCGGGAGGAGGGGTTTGGGCCTCCAGTCCGCGGTCTCGGAGATCCCAAGAAGCACTTGTAGCCTCGTGGCTTTCCCTGGGGGAAAGCAGACTTTGGTAGACACACCGCGCCGCGCCTGA